Proteins encoded within one genomic window of Pectobacterium araliae:
- a CDS encoding M48 family metallopeptidase, whose amino-acid sequence MTTLRYLNGYPPAIVAQAQTLVDQGKLGLWLEKRYPDRHPIQSDKSLYQFVAELKQRYLKNAPAVSKVLYDNKQNPIKGTLGTNTFVARVQGGKLKSNNEIRIATLFRDGPEDFLRMIVIHELAHLKEKDHNKAFYQLCCHMDPNYHQLEFDMRIWLNWREINAGSV is encoded by the coding sequence ATGACTACGCTACGCTACCTAAATGGTTATCCTCCTGCGATTGTCGCACAAGCGCAAACCCTCGTTGATCAAGGCAAGCTCGGCCTGTGGCTGGAAAAAAGATACCCTGACCGCCATCCGATCCAGAGTGACAAATCGCTCTATCAGTTTGTCGCCGAATTGAAGCAGCGATATTTGAAGAATGCCCCTGCGGTATCCAAGGTGCTTTACGACAATAAACAGAACCCAATAAAGGGAACGCTGGGAACCAATACCTTTGTGGCTCGCGTGCAAGGTGGAAAATTAAAGTCCAACAACGAAATTAGAATAGCGACGTTATTTCGTGATGGCCCAGAAGATTTTCTACGTATGATCGTGATACACGAACTCGCCCACCTCAAAGAGAAAGACCACAACAAAGCCTTCTATCAACTCTGCTGCCATATGGACCCTAATTATCACCAACTGGAATTTGATATGCGAATCTGGCTAAACTGGCGAGAAATAAATGCGGGTTCGGTCTGA
- a CDS encoding Hcp family type VI secretion system effector — MANLIYASINGQKQGLISSGCSTLDSIGNRYQTGHEDQIQVLGLNHSISREQNVSHHPIHFIKPIDKSSPLLGMAISYNEKVDVTFYFYRVNSAGQLELYYEVTLTDASIVDVTCVYPHVIDNNDIMPYEKVQLKYKTIAWNHKIAGTSGYSIWEEMSL; from the coding sequence ATGGCTAATTTGATTTACGCCAGCATTAATGGTCAAAAACAGGGTTTAATATCATCTGGTTGCTCAACGCTCGATTCAATTGGTAATCGCTACCAAACGGGTCATGAAGATCAAATACAAGTATTAGGCTTAAACCACAGCATCAGCCGCGAGCAAAATGTCTCTCATCACCCCATTCATTTTATTAAACCAATCGATAAGTCATCGCCGTTATTAGGGATGGCAATCTCTTATAATGAAAAGGTCGATGTGACATTTTATTTTTATCGAGTCAATTCCGCTGGACAGTTAGAACTTTATTATGAAGTCACCTTAACGGATGCGAGCATTGTCGATGTCACCTGTGTCTATCCACACGTCATCGATAACAACGACATCATGCCGTATGAAAAAGTCCAGCTAAAATATAAAACCATCGCATGGAACCACAAGATCGCAGGAACCTCGGGTTACAGCATTTGGGAGGAAATGAGTCTCTAA
- a CDS encoding DUF1240 domain-containing protein — MVKINRPFFFAFSSFTFLLTCFTGWFSFNSYLDILQLNDVIVFSWKVGLMVFGSPLLFYFSYLGFYMAIKNKPIGMHGIFANMCGYLFFIGVVISFVASMYISFNFRSYGYETCPKSSWMAPNKYVKNIALCDE; from the coding sequence GTGGTTAAAATAAATAGACCGTTTTTTTTCGCATTCTCATCTTTTACCTTTCTATTGACATGCTTTACTGGTTGGTTTTCTTTTAATTCATATTTGGATATTTTACAGTTAAACGATGTGATCGTGTTTTCATGGAAGGTTGGGTTAATGGTATTTGGTTCTCCTTTGCTATTCTATTTCTCGTATTTAGGGTTTTATATGGCAATAAAAAACAAACCTATAGGAATGCATGGAATATTTGCAAATATGTGCGGTTATTTGTTTTTTATTGGTGTTGTTATTAGTTTTGTTGCATCTATGTACATATCTTTTAACTTTAGAAGTTATGGCTATGAAACCTGTCCTAAAAGCTCCTGGATGGCTCCTAATAAATATGTTAAAAATATCGCTCTTTGTGATGAATAG
- a CDS encoding DUF1240 domain-containing protein: MVKINRRFFFLYSTLIFLLSCWGAWFSLSGYLNFFMLSDVVLFSWKLGMIIFIIPIVFQLSCFGFLSAIKNKPVKMNKKISNILIFIAVSGAVISLFFSFYVSYRLDALGYETCPKTSWMAPNKYVKDISLCKD; this comes from the coding sequence GTGGTTAAAATAAACAGAAGGTTCTTTTTTTTATATTCGACTTTAATTTTTTTACTTTCCTGCTGGGGAGCGTGGTTTTCTTTAAGTGGATATTTAAATTTTTTTATGTTAAGTGATGTTGTTTTGTTTTCTTGGAAACTTGGGATGATAATATTTATAATACCGATAGTGTTTCAACTTTCTTGTTTTGGGTTTTTATCTGCGATAAAAAACAAACCTGTTAAAATGAATAAGAAAATTTCTAATATATTGATCTTTATCGCTGTGTCTGGAGCTGTAATTAGTTTGTTTTTTTCCTTTTATGTATCTTATCGCCTGGATGCATTGGGATATGAAACCTGTCCGAAAACATCTTGGATGGCTCCCAATAAGTATGTTAAAGATATTTCTCTTTGTAAAGACTAA
- the cas1f gene encoding type I-F CRISPR-associated endonuclease Cas1f — MNNVFSPSDLKTILHSKRANVYYLQHCRILVNGGRVEYVTEEGNQSLYWNIPIANTSVVMLGTGTSVTQAAMREFARAGVMVGFCGGGGTPLFAANEAEVAVSWLSPQSEYRPTEYLQDWVSFWFDDEKRLAAAITFQQVRITQIRQHWLGSRLSRESRFAFKSDHLQALLDRYEKGLTDCRTSNDVLVQEAMMTKALYKLAANAVSYGDFTRAKRGGGTDLANRFLDHGNYLAYGLAAVSTWVLGLPHGLAVLHGKTRRGGLVFDVADLIKDALVLPQAFIAAMEGEDEQEFRQRCLTAFQQSDALDVMIGSLQDVASKLSQVAR, encoded by the coding sequence ATGAATAACGTCTTTAGCCCTTCGGACTTAAAAACAATTCTACATTCCAAACGTGCCAATGTTTATTACCTCCAGCATTGTCGCATTCTCGTCAATGGTGGCCGTGTCGAATATGTCACGGAAGAGGGAAACCAGTCGCTGTACTGGAATATTCCCATCGCCAATACCAGCGTTGTGATGTTAGGAACTGGCACCTCCGTCACGCAGGCCGCTATGCGGGAATTCGCCAGAGCAGGCGTGATGGTCGGCTTTTGCGGTGGCGGCGGTACACCACTGTTTGCGGCTAATGAAGCGGAAGTCGCGGTATCCTGGTTATCACCACAGAGTGAATATCGGCCAACCGAATATTTGCAGGACTGGGTCAGCTTCTGGTTCGATGATGAGAAAAGACTCGCCGCCGCCATTACCTTCCAGCAGGTGCGCATAACACAAATTCGTCAGCATTGGCTAGGCTCTCGTCTGTCCCGCGAATCCCGTTTTGCGTTTAAGTCCGATCACCTTCAGGCACTTTTGGATCGTTATGAAAAAGGGTTAACCGACTGCCGCACCAGCAATGACGTGCTGGTACAAGAAGCGATGATGACCAAGGCCCTGTACAAACTGGCCGCCAATGCCGTGAGCTATGGTGATTTTACCCGTGCCAAACGCGGCGGTGGTACCGATCTGGCAAATCGTTTTCTCGATCACGGCAACTATCTGGCTTATGGGCTGGCAGCGGTCTCGACATGGGTCTTGGGTTTGCCGCACGGGTTAGCGGTGTTACACGGTAAAACTCGCCGTGGAGGGCTGGTATTCGACGTCGCTGATTTAATTAAGGACGCGCTCGTGCTGCCGCAGGCGTTTATTGCCGCGATGGAAGGAGAAGATGAGCAAGAATTTCGCCAACGCTGCCTAACCGCGTTTCAACAATCCGATGCGTTGGATGTGATGATAGGCAGCTTACAGGATGTCGCCAGCAAGCTGAGCCAGGTCGCGCGATGA
- the cas3f gene encoding type I-F CRISPR-associated helicase Cas3f, which translates to MNILLISECNKRALVETRRILDQFAERKGERTWQTAITLEGLNTLRKLLRKTARRNTAVACHWVRSTNHTELLWVVGNLRRFNAQGSAPTNTTSRDILRSKDENPWHSAETFSLLAAIAGLFHDVGKANALFQAGLNGTGPRSQPYRHEWVSLRLFQAFVGQQDDKAWLTTLSTITPEAEVTLLATLLQDKPTFSDSPFRTLPPLAQTVAWLIVSHHRLPVFNKSAELAPNRSEPQLSFAETWLTDHLSPQWNAINHCKTDWAPIEQQQNWQFPHGTPLRSSVWREKAKKFAGRALKLPSFMHFSQLDQRLTVHLARLALMLADHHYSAGTATVGWQDVTYSAWANTDRKTGEYKQRLDEHCIGVGQNALLLGRSLPHLRDTLPAITRHKGFRQRSTHPRFRWQDRAFDLACSIRESSKQHGFFGVNMASTGRGKTFANARIMYGLSDESNGCRFSVALGLRTLTLQTGDALRQRLKLDEDDLAVLIGSQAVQDLHEIRNKNKQREKNTPQTGSESADPLFSEHQYVRYDGSLDDGRLKAWLERSPTLHQLLSAPALITTIDHLMPATEGLRGGHQITPMLRLLTSDLVLDEPDDFGLEDLPALCRLVNWAGMLGSRLLLSSATLPPALIRALFDAYLDGRAAWQQAYGTPNTPLNVCCGWFDEFDCQHEQYGDVKDFMTRHDAFVEQRLKNLTKDELPLRFATIVPVSSPSKNVDDVHLAVAQAIHPQILDLHAQHQQQHENGKTVSLGLVRMANINPLVAVARQLLAIPSAPDTCIHYCIYHSQHPLAMRSHIEQRLDAALMRNDVNALWQVEEIRQAIENAPQQHHVFVVLATSVAEVGRDHDYDWAIVEPSSMRSLIQLAGRILRHRQDEKYVPKTPNIYLLSHNIRALRGEDVAYCKPGFESKDDRLDTHDLRQLLQEKEYSHLSAAPRIVQPASFIKPLSLVTLEHAVLGKTLLGLKNQKLDDLKCPPAAFWWRAHPHWNGELQRRTPFRQSAKDEAYYLWIADDDEEPIFMVQDDGPSGWKQNDIARPVTLNMAEGVCAWIEPDYHTLYQRLAEEKQWELSWVSARFGEIRLRDDEEKDWLWHPLLGVFG; encoded by the coding sequence ATGAACATTCTGCTGATTTCAGAATGCAATAAGCGTGCGCTGGTCGAAACCCGCCGGATACTGGATCAATTTGCAGAACGCAAAGGCGAACGCACTTGGCAAACCGCTATCACGCTGGAAGGGCTGAACACGCTACGCAAGCTGCTGCGCAAAACAGCGCGTCGCAATACGGCTGTCGCCTGTCACTGGGTTCGTAGTACAAACCATACCGAACTGCTGTGGGTCGTCGGTAATTTACGGCGTTTTAATGCGCAGGGAAGCGCACCGACCAACACCACCAGCCGCGATATTCTGCGCTCGAAAGATGAAAATCCGTGGCACAGCGCGGAAACATTCAGTCTGCTAGCGGCCATTGCCGGGTTATTTCACGATGTTGGCAAAGCCAATGCGTTATTTCAGGCCGGGCTGAACGGCACAGGCCCCCGCAGCCAGCCCTATCGGCATGAATGGGTATCGCTGCGGCTGTTTCAGGCATTTGTCGGTCAGCAGGACGACAAAGCCTGGCTAACCACACTCAGCACCATTACCCCAGAAGCAGAAGTCACGCTGCTAGCGACGCTGCTTCAGGATAAGCCAACATTCAGCGATAGCCCATTTCGAACGTTGCCGCCACTGGCGCAAACCGTCGCCTGGCTGATTGTTTCTCACCATCGCCTGCCAGTATTTAACAAATCGGCAGAGCTTGCACCAAATCGTAGTGAACCACAGTTAAGTTTCGCAGAGACGTGGTTAACCGATCATCTTTCTCCGCAATGGAATGCCATCAACCATTGTAAGACCGACTGGGCACCGATCGAGCAACAGCAAAACTGGCAGTTTCCACATGGCACACCACTGCGCAGCAGCGTCTGGCGTGAAAAGGCGAAAAAATTTGCAGGTCGCGCACTGAAGTTACCTTCATTTATGCATTTCAGCCAATTAGATCAACGGTTGACTGTGCATCTGGCACGCCTCGCGCTTATGCTGGCTGACCACCATTACTCGGCCGGTACAGCAACGGTTGGCTGGCAGGACGTGACTTATTCGGCCTGGGCCAATACCGATCGCAAGACCGGGGAATATAAACAGAGGCTGGACGAACACTGTATCGGCGTCGGGCAAAATGCCCTACTACTAGGGCGGAGTCTGCCGCACCTGCGTGATACGCTCCCAGCCATCACCCGCCACAAAGGGTTTCGGCAACGTAGCACGCACCCGCGCTTTCGCTGGCAAGATCGCGCATTCGACCTTGCTTGTTCAATTCGTGAATCCAGCAAGCAGCACGGTTTCTTCGGCGTCAACATGGCATCGACAGGTCGAGGGAAGACCTTCGCTAACGCCCGAATTATGTATGGACTATCGGACGAGTCCAACGGCTGCCGTTTCTCCGTCGCGTTAGGATTACGCACGCTGACGCTGCAAACGGGTGATGCGCTACGGCAACGTTTGAAGCTGGACGAAGACGACTTAGCGGTGCTGATTGGTTCACAAGCCGTACAAGATCTCCACGAAATACGGAATAAAAATAAACAACGCGAGAAGAACACACCGCAGACAGGCAGTGAATCCGCCGATCCACTGTTCTCTGAGCATCAATATGTTCGTTATGACGGCTCACTCGATGATGGTCGGCTAAAAGCCTGGCTGGAACGCAGCCCAACCCTGCATCAATTACTGAGTGCGCCCGCGTTGATCACTACCATCGATCACCTGATGCCTGCAACGGAAGGGCTGCGCGGTGGCCACCAGATTACCCCGATGCTACGACTATTAACCTCCGATCTGGTGCTCGATGAACCGGATGATTTTGGTTTGGAGGATCTCCCTGCACTTTGCCGACTGGTCAACTGGGCGGGAATGCTGGGCTCACGCTTACTACTGTCGTCAGCCACGCTGCCACCTGCGTTAATTCGTGCGTTGTTTGATGCCTATCTTGATGGCCGTGCCGCCTGGCAACAGGCTTATGGCACACCGAATACGCCACTGAACGTGTGCTGCGGCTGGTTTGATGAATTTGACTGTCAGCATGAGCAATATGGCGACGTGAAAGACTTCATGACCAGACACGATGCGTTCGTGGAACAGCGGCTGAAAAATCTGACGAAAGATGAACTCCCGCTACGCTTCGCCACTATCGTACCGGTAAGCAGCCCCAGCAAAAATGTAGATGATGTTCATCTGGCCGTCGCGCAGGCTATCCATCCACAGATATTGGATTTACACGCACAGCATCAGCAACAGCATGAAAATGGGAAAACCGTCTCGCTGGGGCTGGTCAGAATGGCGAATATCAACCCGCTGGTTGCCGTTGCCCGCCAACTACTTGCCATCCCCTCAGCGCCGGACACCTGTATTCATTACTGCATTTATCACAGCCAACATCCGCTGGCGATGCGTTCTCACATTGAACAACGACTTGATGCCGCACTGATGCGCAACGACGTCAATGCCCTGTGGCAGGTGGAAGAAATTCGTCAGGCGATAGAAAACGCGCCGCAGCAGCATCACGTCTTTGTTGTTCTGGCAACCTCAGTCGCTGAAGTTGGTCGCGATCATGACTATGACTGGGCGATTGTCGAGCCTAGTTCGATGCGTTCGCTTATCCAGCTTGCCGGACGGATATTGCGCCATCGGCAGGATGAAAAATATGTGCCTAAAACCCCCAATATCTATCTGCTTAGCCACAATATTCGAGCACTGAGAGGAGAAGATGTCGCGTACTGCAAGCCAGGTTTTGAATCGAAAGATGACCGTCTGGACACGCACGATCTCCGCCAGCTATTGCAGGAAAAAGAGTATAGCCATCTCAGCGCCGCCCCGCGCATCGTCCAGCCCGCGTCGTTTATCAAACCGCTTTCACTGGTAACGTTAGAGCATGCCGTGTTGGGAAAAACGCTACTTGGTCTAAAAAATCAAAAACTTGATGACCTAAAATGCCCTCCCGCCGCGTTCTGGTGGCGCGCACATCCTCACTGGAATGGCGAACTTCAACGGCGAACTCCGTTTCGTCAGTCAGCGAAAGATGAGGCCTACTATTTGTGGATCGCCGATGACGATGAAGAGCCCATTTTCATGGTGCAGGACGATGGACCAAGCGGCTGGAAACAAAACGATATTGCTCGCCCCGTTACGCTGAACATGGCAGAAGGCGTTTGTGCCTGGATTGAACCGGATTACCACACTCTGTACCAACGACTGGCGGAAGAAAAACAGTGGGAACTGAGTTGGGTAAGCGCCCGCTTCGGCGAAATCCGCCTACGGGACGACGAGGAAAAAGATTGGCTCTGGCACCCGCTGCTAGGGGTGTTTGGATAA
- the csy1 gene encoding type I-F CRISPR-associated protein Csy1 translates to MEESKLTQFIASYINNRKQAKLDAFDKEAEKKRATLSGEALSTEVLELAEKRQEIEQKHEVRAWLTDAASRAGQISLVTHALKFTHSDARGSSIFSADTVADTKTLSTATLTQPAIDAVGNAAALDVAKLLQTEHEGDSLVAALQRGDHRALEALAENPEQLAQWLAGFQQVFTDRQPSSHKLAKQIYFPTENGEYHLLSPLYSSSLAHALHQRINAVRFGDEAKAIRQAQKANQWHDRLSISYPNLAVQNIGGTKPQNISSLNSSRSGRSYLLSSAPPQWNSVEKPPQQHESIFRPRGEIDYHTRATLAQMQRFLLSVKVVENNRDIRQQRLRYLDQLIDQLFFYVASVQNLPAGWSAKSELKRAQQLWLDPSRALEDTVFRREREAGDWQKSVAYDFGRWLNRRLKHEELIFGEVERREWSTAALFKRRMREMESALKEDQA, encoded by the coding sequence ATGGAAGAAAGTAAACTGACACAGTTCATAGCGTCCTACATCAACAATCGAAAGCAGGCCAAGCTAGATGCGTTCGATAAAGAGGCGGAGAAGAAACGCGCGACGCTTAGCGGTGAAGCGTTATCCACAGAGGTATTGGAACTGGCCGAGAAGCGGCAAGAGATCGAGCAAAAACATGAGGTTCGCGCTTGGTTAACCGATGCTGCCAGCCGCGCCGGACAAATCAGTCTGGTCACCCACGCGTTGAAATTTACCCACAGCGATGCCAGAGGCAGCAGCATCTTTAGCGCTGACACAGTAGCAGACACCAAAACACTTTCGACCGCAACGCTGACGCAACCTGCTATCGATGCCGTCGGCAACGCAGCCGCACTTGATGTCGCCAAGCTGCTACAGACCGAACACGAAGGCGATTCGCTGGTCGCTGCTTTACAACGCGGCGACCACCGTGCATTAGAAGCGCTGGCAGAAAACCCAGAACAGCTCGCACAGTGGCTGGCAGGCTTTCAGCAGGTCTTCACCGATCGCCAGCCCAGCTCGCATAAGCTAGCCAAACAGATCTATTTCCCAACAGAAAACGGTGAATACCATCTGCTCAGCCCGCTTTACTCTTCTTCACTCGCTCATGCACTCCACCAGCGGATTAATGCCGTGCGCTTTGGTGATGAAGCAAAAGCGATTCGTCAGGCGCAAAAAGCGAATCAGTGGCATGACCGACTCTCTATCAGCTACCCCAATCTGGCAGTACAGAATATAGGAGGCACCAAGCCACAAAATATTTCCTCACTAAATAGTAGCCGCAGCGGCCGTTCCTATTTACTCAGCAGTGCCCCACCACAGTGGAACAGCGTTGAAAAACCACCGCAGCAGCATGAATCCATTTTCCGTCCACGCGGCGAGATCGACTACCACACCCGTGCGACGTTAGCGCAGATGCAGCGCTTTCTGCTTAGCGTCAAAGTGGTGGAAAACAATCGCGACATTCGTCAACAGCGCCTGCGTTATCTCGACCAGTTGATCGATCAGCTCTTTTTTTATGTCGCCAGCGTGCAGAATTTGCCTGCTGGTTGGAGTGCAAAATCTGAACTGAAACGCGCCCAGCAGCTATGGCTCGATCCCTCTCGTGCGCTGGAAGATACCGTTTTCCGCCGCGAGCGTGAAGCAGGAGACTGGCAAAAATCCGTGGCCTACGATTTTGGCCGCTGGCTGAACCGTCGACTCAAGCATGAAGAGTTGATTTTCGGCGAAGTCGAACGCCGCGAATGGTCTACCGCCGCGCTGTTCAAGCGCCGGATGCGTGAAATGGAAAGCGCACTGAAAGAGGATCAGGCATGA
- the csy2 gene encoding type I-F CRISPR-associated protein Csy2, with protein sequence MSTLIILRRIKVENANAIAGLTYGFPAITHFLGFTHALSRKLQASHGLTLEGCGVVSHQHQLHAYGSSWERSFALTRNPLTREAKTAAFNEEGRMHMTVSLLIRCHGQIPADTTALGEHLKQQAQCQRLAGGTIVDIEQVTIQSLPNDEAETRKVMRRLLPGFVLRDRTSLLHDHFQTLQQANPQAELIDAWLDFAALKMQSERDPRDDTVQWKYLPKPGDGGFLTPLMIGYRAISPLYAPGDVEKTRDPHTPFCFAEAAYGIGEWQGAHRISDIRQILWEYDHQNGDYHCRQLADTDSAAEDTSYEFDD encoded by the coding sequence ATGAGCACGTTGATTATCTTGCGTCGTATCAAAGTCGAAAACGCCAACGCTATTGCTGGGCTGACCTACGGTTTCCCCGCTATTACGCACTTTCTCGGTTTTACCCATGCGCTATCACGCAAGTTGCAGGCCAGCCACGGGTTGACGCTGGAAGGCTGCGGCGTGGTGAGCCACCAGCATCAGCTACACGCCTACGGTTCTAGCTGGGAAAGGAGTTTTGCACTGACCCGTAACCCGCTGACCAGAGAGGCGAAAACGGCCGCCTTTAATGAAGAAGGCCGTATGCACATGACCGTCTCGCTGTTAATCCGCTGCCACGGGCAGATTCCGGCGGATACCACGGCACTAGGTGAGCATCTGAAACAGCAGGCACAGTGCCAGCGGCTGGCTGGCGGCACGATTGTCGATATCGAACAGGTAACCATCCAGTCATTACCCAATGACGAAGCGGAAACCCGTAAAGTTATGCGCCGTTTGTTACCTGGCTTTGTGCTAAGAGATCGTACCTCACTGCTGCATGACCATTTTCAGACGCTACAGCAGGCCAATCCGCAAGCAGAGCTGATCGATGCCTGGCTGGATTTTGCCGCTCTAAAGATGCAGTCAGAACGCGATCCGCGCGATGACACCGTACAGTGGAAATACCTTCCCAAGCCCGGAGACGGCGGTTTTCTTACGCCGTTGATGATTGGCTATCGTGCCATTTCACCGCTTTATGCCCCTGGTGACGTTGAGAAAACCCGCGATCCGCACACGCCGTTCTGTTTTGCCGAAGCCGCCTACGGCATAGGGGAATGGCAGGGTGCGCACCGTATTAGCGATATCCGCCAGATACTCTGGGAATATGACCACCAGAATGGCGATTATCACTGCCGCCAATTAGCGGATACCGATTCAGCAGCAGAAGACACTTCCTACGAATTCGATGACTAA
- the csy3 gene encoding type I-F CRISPR-associated protein Csy3 — translation MAKAATTLKTASVLAFERKLANSDAIMYAGSWIQQENWTPIAIQEKSVRGTISNRLKNALTSDPAKLDAEIQKANLQKVDVAALPFGSDTLKVVFTLRVLGNLAQPSVCNDQDYQTALGNIITGYAQDQGFGTLAARYAENIANGRFLWRNRVGAEAIRVVVTKKGEQRWEFNGEDYSLRQFSQPTGDLAALAQAIEQGLAGDTSALFTVEAYVQLGNGQEVFPSQELVLDEKARNGKSKILYQVNDVAAIHSQKIGNALRTVDDWYPAADEAGPIAVEPYGSVTSRGKAYRQPKDKMDFYTLLDNWVIKGDVPAPEQQHYVIATLVRGGVFGEKGE, via the coding sequence ATGGCAAAAGCAGCAACGACGTTAAAGACCGCATCAGTACTGGCTTTTGAACGTAAATTGGCGAATTCAGACGCGATAATGTACGCAGGCAGTTGGATACAGCAGGAAAACTGGACGCCGATTGCTATTCAGGAGAAATCGGTGCGCGGGACGATCTCCAACCGCCTGAAAAATGCCCTCACCAGCGACCCAGCCAAGCTGGATGCAGAAATTCAAAAAGCCAACCTGCAAAAAGTGGACGTCGCCGCCCTTCCCTTCGGTTCCGATACCCTGAAAGTCGTGTTTACTCTGCGGGTGCTGGGTAACCTCGCGCAGCCCTCAGTCTGTAACGATCAGGATTATCAAACCGCGCTGGGTAACATCATCACCGGATACGCTCAGGATCAAGGTTTTGGCACACTGGCGGCACGTTATGCGGAGAACATCGCAAACGGTCGTTTTCTGTGGCGCAACCGCGTCGGCGCAGAAGCCATTCGTGTGGTCGTTACCAAGAAAGGTGAACAGCGTTGGGAATTTAATGGCGAAGACTATTCGCTGCGCCAATTCAGTCAGCCAACGGGTGACCTTGCCGCACTGGCACAGGCGATTGAGCAAGGGCTGGCGGGTGACACCTCGGCACTTTTTACCGTGGAAGCCTATGTGCAGCTCGGCAACGGGCAGGAAGTCTTCCCTTCTCAGGAACTGGTGCTCGATGAAAAAGCGCGTAACGGCAAGAGCAAGATTCTCTATCAGGTGAATGACGTCGCCGCCATTCACTCGCAGAAAATCGGTAACGCGCTGCGCACCGTTGATGACTGGTATCCCGCCGCCGATGAAGCAGGCCCGATTGCCGTCGAGCCTTACGGTTCCGTGACAAGCCGCGGTAAAGCCTACCGCCAGCCCAAAGATAAAATGGATTTTTACACGCTGCTGGATAACTGGGTGATTAAAGGCGATGTTCCTGCACCGGAGCAGCAGCACTATGTGATCGCCACGCTGGTTCGCGGCGGTGTGTTTGGTGAAAAAGGCGAATAA
- the cas6f gene encoding type I-F CRISPR-associated endoribonuclease Cas6/Csy4: MDHYIDIRVQPDPEFTASQLLNALFAKLHRALGQVADGQIGISFPDVGKTLGECLRLHGTTEALSTLEQTAWLKGLRDYTQVSACTAVPDGVKFRTVRRVQLKSSAERLRRRSVSKGWLTEAEAAARIPDAVEKRSALPFVQIKSLSNGQMFFVFVEHGPLQDTPVAGRFSSYGLSAQATVPWF, from the coding sequence ATGGATCACTACATTGATATTCGCGTCCAGCCCGATCCCGAGTTCACTGCATCACAGCTCTTGAACGCGCTATTTGCCAAACTTCACCGGGCGCTCGGGCAAGTAGCAGATGGCCAGATTGGGATCAGCTTTCCCGACGTGGGTAAAACGCTAGGAGAATGCCTGCGGCTGCACGGCACAACAGAGGCACTCTCTACGCTGGAACAAACGGCCTGGTTGAAAGGATTGCGGGATTACACGCAGGTTTCTGCGTGTACAGCCGTACCTGACGGCGTGAAATTTCGTACCGTGCGTCGCGTTCAGCTCAAGAGCAGCGCAGAACGGCTACGCCGACGCTCGGTCAGCAAAGGCTGGTTAACGGAAGCGGAAGCCGCAGCCCGGATTCCCGACGCGGTGGAAAAACGTAGCGCACTGCCGTTTGTGCAAATCAAAAGCTTGTCCAACGGGCAGATGTTTTTCGTGTTTGTGGAACATGGCCCGCTACAGGACACTCCCGTTGCAGGACGCTTCTCCTCCTACGGGTTAAGCGCACAAGCCACCGTTCCCTGGTTCTGA
- a CDS encoding secondary thiamine-phosphate synthase enzyme YjbQ — MWTQYEIRLKPKSRGFHLVTDEILAQVTALRQINVGLMQVFIKHTSAALTINENADPTVRQDFESFFNRLVPEDEPYYRHTYEGSDDMPAHLKGSLLGNSLTIPITNGRLNIGTWQGIYLCEHRNHGGSRSLVVTLNGE; from the coding sequence ATGTGGACGCAATATGAAATCCGCCTGAAGCCGAAAAGCAGGGGCTTCCATCTGGTGACTGACGAGATACTGGCGCAGGTCACTGCGCTGCGCCAGATAAACGTCGGGCTGATGCAGGTGTTCATCAAGCACACCTCGGCGGCGCTAACGATTAACGAGAATGCCGACCCTACGGTGCGGCAGGATTTCGAGAGCTTCTTTAATCGCTTAGTGCCGGAGGATGAACCGTACTACCGCCATACGTATGAAGGTAGCGACGACATGCCCGCGCACCTGAAAGGCAGCTTGCTCGGCAACAGCCTGACGATCCCCATCACTAACGGACGCCTGAACATCGGCACCTGGCAGGGCATCTACCTGTGCGAACACCGCAACCACGGCGGCAGCCGCTCGCTGGTCGTTACGCTCAACGGGGAATAG